The sequence tataattatttttttttaaaatccatctgaaccatagaacaggactctcaaagccttgacatccgggtatctgggagataagtcagtaaattcgagtaaaatcacaggcttcgcttatcccgtgcgaatgcaccacatgaaattcagatgtgggaggttaatttcaaaatcacacaaggtcacTAGATAATACTAATCCTGTGCAAATAGGGcttatgttacagacttttcactaagaacctaaagaatcatataaacttgtggaaaatgggcatccgatgacccctttaattgacCGTAATGTTTCATGTatccattttatataataaacatctCCTAAGTTCTCTTTCAAATATGATGTTAATGTCTAAAATTAACATGTTTCTTATCCTTCCAGGCAGTAACATGCAGTTTATTGAACCAAGAAGCCAACCAAGCCAGAATCCTATTGGTATTAAAGGATTCCTCAGCCATCCTATTGCTGAGAAGAGCCATGTTCGAGAAAAACCTAATCACAACACAACATTTAACGGCCCCTCATCTGCCAGTATCCCAACATTTCTTGCACCTTCTGCAGTGGCTGCCTCATCGTCACGTTCCGCTCCTGCTCGGCTCCCTCCCCAACCTGCTCCTGTGGAGCCTCGCAGTCTGCAGGAACGTTTATCCCAGAGTGCCTCGCTCAGCCTGCAGGAACAGCAGGCCACCACACTCCTGATAGGGTCGCTGTCTCGCTCACTCGAGTCACTCGCGGAGTCAGTGCAGAGATTGGTCCACACCCAGCAGCAGTTTTCACGCGACACCTTACAGCTGCAGCGTGACACACTCCACGTCCTGCGTGACTTCTCCTCCAACGCCTTGACTCTCCTGCAGGACAAGGTCAATGGCCATCCGTAGCTCTATCCACAGCTGCATTTGGGAGCAAGTTACACAAACAGTGAATGCTGATAGCAAAGAAAATACAATAAGCTTGAGGATATAGTGACACTAGAGTTTATGGCAAtctctgaaaatgttttaagAGTTATAGAGCTGACAGGACTAAAAGATTTCCCTATTTATAACATAATAACCAAAATAAGAAGCACTAGAATCTAAAACAGGTTCTTTGTAGAGTTCCTTGTATGTACCGACTGAATATTTTCAGTAGATGGCTGGGTCTCATAGACTGTTGGACCAATTGTGTGCTGTTTTACAGGTAATTTAAAAgggcaaaaattatttaaaaattgattggtaatttaatataattatatttgtggTGCTTTTTAACATATTGCAAAGTGGCCATTAAATTGGCtgcttttaatttatgtaatctgattattatttgatttttctttatttagctTTGTTATTCTGATGGTTTTCCATGTTTAACTTTTAAATCGGTTTCTGGCTGACACGTTACTTATCAGATCTGCTGTATATGTTTATGTTCTTTTAGCCAGGTGCATTATCTGTTTTAAGTTGTTTCTCTTAACTTGAATTTCCAAAGActcattattgtgttttattcttCCTCCAGATGTGATTTAAAATTCTGATTGAAGGCACATTATCTTAGCTGTAGCTCCGATGGACCTGTGAAAAAAATGTCTCCTGCTTTAAAACCCAATGTAAAGGAaggaaataaaacatataaatttaaatattatttaaaatgatactaATTTTTAACTGAGCTGCTTTTCTTCCTTcagattaaaggaataatttacccGGAAATGATCATTTGCTGATGATTTTCTCAACCTCAGACCATCTAAATTGtagattaatttatttcttcattggaactgacattgagaaatttagcattatataacttgctcaccagtgaatcctctgcagtaaatgggtgccgtcagaatgagaatccaaatagcagataaaacatcacaataatccacacgactccagtcaatcaatcaatttcctgtgaactaatcttttaagtgtgacagaAAATCAGGACAAAGGGTTATGGCTACCATATGTAGTTTTATGTCTGTTCAGTAGCACAGCAATCATTATCAGGAAATACAGAACATTCAAATTGTTATACAGCATGGGCTAGTGAAACCTGCAATTGTATGATGGTTAAACAGCTCATCACAAATTTTTATCTAACATGTTAAACTCAAAGTAACAACTCATGAAAGTTTATGAAGAGACAAAGGTTTATATAATGGTTTGTcaaaagatgagaaaaaaagagcTCAAGTTGCTTATGAGATTATGACTAAACGTTTATTCTTGAATTTGCATTCTCAACACTGATCTCTGGCAAGAGGAATACAAAAATATCCACTAGATGTCTCTCTTGCACTTTTGTTTCCAAGTGTAGAACAGgttgttcaaaaaattatttttttttatgaaccttGTCACATAATTTAGTCACATAATACATACTAGGAGGACCAAGTTTACCACccgcaaaaaataaaatttgaagaataaattgtaataaaattctACTCAATTACAAATGAACAAATAgagcaataaaaacattttaaaatgtagtaaaacataaTTTAAGTAATATGTATTAAAAGATACTATAGGAATATTAAGATTTTAAGGAAAGGCAATCCTGACTGAAACTGTGCCATCTTGTGGTCTCCCCTAATAAATGGCCATGTTTCTCCTTATTTTCACAATCCTCTTCATCTGTTAGATGGTCTGCGGAATCCTCAGGGTATTTCGAACAACGATATGAAGATGTTGGCATGGAGAGAAATAGTTTAAAGTCTAGAATATACTAAAAAATTTCATGCACCTCATACAAATAGTTGtcatctttatttcatttttttttttgccatggtcTTAGGTTTATCTGGATTTAACATGCAGTAAAGTTTAATCAACAGATTTATGAAAGCGCCATCTGCCTCATAAAATGGGTAAATAGTcagtaattaaacaattaaacaaagtATGTACATAAAGTACCCTTACTCAAGATGTCAAAAACATTTGGCATTTTTTTACCGTTCACCTGGcctattttgaacattttaaagagccattattttcaaattaaaatcataCAGTGGTTATAAGAAGGattgtaaacatgtttttagttagtttcagtaatttcaaaaaaaaaaaaaaaattaaaaatatatttaatattttatttatggtgATTGGCGAGTTTACAGTTTCCAGCAACCCTGTAAAGGTAATTCATACACATATTATAATTCATCAGTTGCACTGCAAAGTTATATTGGTGATACATTATAAACTaaagtattatttgtatacttacATATTTGGCTTTGATTTCACCAGCCATCATGCCATGCTCAGATGTCTGTGTAATTCAcattttctctttaaaataaaattgaaaataaaatataaataaatacataaacacataattaACAGTATACATTATATACTACATAAATTACAGTACTGATGAAAGGTTTGGGCTCAattttccaatgttttttttttaaggaacattGCTTTTTCATTATTGCAAAAagttcctatttcaaataaatgctgttcttttgaactttctatacaacAAAGGAaccagaaaaaaagtatcacagtttccacagaaatattaaactgttttcagaattaatatcaaattgatcaaaatttgaATATGATaatacagaaaacatttattctaaattactgttttaaatgtactattttactgtctttttaaatttttgaacaatagtgtacttATTTTGGTGTAATACATTTAACAAGTTAATGATATTTatcaaatcaacaacaaaattacGGTTCAGGTTCAACATGAGGTTGCACAAGTTTAAAATATCACTATGTACAGAACAGTGAGTACCTCATGCCATTCCAGCGTCTTTACAGGAAGAGCCAGGTGACAGAGCGGACAGGTGCTTATCTTATCCAGGTCCATGTCaatgtttctgtctctcttcaCCTTGTGCAATGATGAGAAGGAGAAATCTGCAGCGTCTGGAGTGCTATTTCCAGGATTGGGGTTGTCATCCTCTTCCTCTGAGTCATCATCCTCGGCGTCTACAAACTGTAAGGACTGTTTGCAAAgcagctggtaaaaaaaaaataaccaaaagatCTGAGGtgttaaaaatagattttcataATCACATATTATAACTACATATTCTTATTTATTGACACATTTTACCTTGTGTTCCTTCAGCTTCTCTGAGGGAATGTATTTCAGACAGCTCTGACACTGCAGCATAGACTGCTCTGAAGATAACAGATATGCCAAATGCCAGTATTTTACAATCACAGTTTGTCTGAATACCTTAAAATATGCAGAACCTGGCAATACTAAGACTTGTAACATATCTATAATGTTTCAGACTGATCATGTCATTGACTAACCATCTGTGTCAGAAGTATCATCCTCAGGGACAAGGTCTTTTAATGTTGTGGGGGCGGAATTAGAGCAGATCTGAGCGTGATCAAGCTGGTCCTT is a genomic window of Cyprinus carpio isolate SPL01 chromosome B15, ASM1834038v1, whole genome shotgun sequence containing:
- the LOC109103184 gene encoding XIAP-associated factor 1-like; translation: MDEEELILCTHCKKEVAKSNYDLHEPHCKRFLCVCPDCDETVPRDQLEQHKTEQHTEIKCKMCNKKMERRHLLDHEKDECTERPQICEFCQLKLPLSNLKEHKVSCGSRTERCSDCGRYVKLKDQLDHAQICSNSAPTTLKDLVPEDDTSDTDEQSMLQCQSCLKYIPSEKLKEHKLLCKQSLQFVDAEDDDSEEEDDNPNPGNSTPDAADFSFSSLHKVKRDRNIDMDLDKISTCPLCHLALPVKTLEWHERKCELHRHLSMA